The sequence GTGGGATGGGAGTCGCAATTCGTGCGGCTGTGGAACTGGGTGACGTTGCCCGCCGCGCTCATGCTCGTGGTACTCGCGGTCGCGTTGTTGTATTGGCTCGCACCCAACACCGGGCACCAGTTTCGATGGATCACGCCCGGCGCCGCGTTGTTCGCCATAGGCTGGGTGATCGCGTCGTTGGCCTTCGCGTTCTACGTCGCGAACTTCGCGTCCTACAACCGGACCTACGGATCAATCGGCGCGGTGATCATCCTGCTCGTCTGGCTGTACTGGACGAACTTCCTGCTGCTGGTCGGCGGCGAACTCAACGCCGTCCTCGCACGCCGGCACGATGAGGAGTACCAGCGCGAGAGCGGGTCGCAACCGCGCTCCGGGTCGCGCGCGCAGCCCTGAGCGCGCCGTCGCACGCACAGCCAACCGCCGATCATCATTCGCCGCGTAGGGCGCGCACATCTGATCGCAGAACCCGGCCTATCGTCGCTCCTGCGCCTGTCAGCAGCACCAGCGCGTGCGCGTTGTCCGTCATCTGGCAGCGCGATGATCTTGCCGGACGGCGTAACAGTTTCGTGACGCGCGCACCGGCGCGCTCACAGATCGGCATACGCTCCGTCGCCGCACTGCGACCGCCGGATCGGGCTGACACGCAACTGAAACAGCGTCGCGTCGAGTTGCGGCGGTCGCCTTGCGTGCCGTCAGGCACGATAGATGCCGTGACAGGCAAGAAACGGGGAGCCACATGATCCGCAGCTACCGATACCGGCGATGGCGCAAGGACCGCCGCAAGCGCGCGACCCACATTGCGACGCGCCCGCTGATGATGCTGTTCGCGTTCCCGCTGCTCCTCGTGGCGTTTGCGGGCCTGGTGGGCACGACGATCGGCATGGGCTACTACGCCGACATCGGCCGTAACGCCGATCCGCCGGAGGAACTGATCAACGCCCGTGGCGGCGGCGCCCGCATCTACGACCGCAATGGCACGCTGCTGTACGAATTCCTCGACCCCGAGTACGGCATGCAACGCGAGGTGGCGCTCCAGGAGATCTCGCCCTGGGTGCTCGATGCCACCATGGCAGCCGAGGACGCCAGCTTCTACTCCAACCCCGGCGTCAACGTCCGGGGGCTCGTGCGGGCTGCCACCGAAAACCTGCGTCCGGGCGAGGACTTTCTGCAGGGTACGGGCGGCAGCTCCATCACGCAGCAGCTCGTCAAGCAGATCTACTTTACGAAGGAAGAGCGCGAGGAACGCAGCATTGAGCGCAAGGTCAAAGAGGCCATCCTTGCGCTCGAGATCACGCAGCAGTACGACAAGGATCAGATCCTCGAGTGGTACCTGAACGAGATCCCCTACGGCGGCGTCCTCGTCGGCATTGAGGCCGCGTCGCAGGGCTACTTCGGGGTCGCCGCGAAGGACCTGACGCTCGGACAGGCCGCGTTCCTTGCGGGATTGCCGCAATCACCCGGCCAATATGACCCGTTCACGCAGTTCGACGCCGCCATCGCGCGGCAGCGCCAGGTCATCGACCTGATGGTCAAGCACGACTTTATCGATGCCGAGACCGGTCGCTGGGCGAAGCTCGAGGTCATAACGCTGAACCCGAAGCCGCTGCCGTTCCTCGCACCCCACTTCGTGCAGTACGTCGCCGAGTACATCCGCGCGACGTTCGGTGAGCGCGCGCTCACGCACGGCGGCCTCGACGTCACGACCACGCTCGACCTGGACCTGAACACGCGCGTCAACGAGGCGCTCGAGAAGTACCTGCAGACGTACGAGGGTTCCAGCAACGGCCACAACGGCTCCGTCGTGATCATCAATCCGCCGACCGGCGAGATCCTCGCCATGGTGGGCAGCCGCGACTACTTCCGCGAAGACATCGATGGCACGGTCAACAACGCCGTCGCCCTCAACTCGCCGGGCTCGACGCTCAAGCCCTTTACGTACGCCACTGCGTTCATGCAGGGTTGGGGTCCCGAGTGGCCAATCGTGGACACGCCGATCGACTACCGCGAAGCAGACGGCAAGGTGTTCTCACCGCGCAACCCGGACGGCAGGACGCGCGGCGTCATGCCGGTGAAGCAGGCGCTCGGCAACTCGTTCAACATTCCTGCTTTCAAGACGATCCTCTGGGCCGGCGTCGATAACGTCGTCGCGACGGCGAAGTCGATGGGCATCACGTCGCTGGACCGCGACCTCGGCCCCGCGCTCACGCTCGGCGGTGTCGATGTGAAGCTCCTCGACATGGTGTACGCCTACGGCGTGTTCGCGAACAACGGCGTGCAAGTCGGCGTCCCGGCGACCGGCGCCCTGCCGGCAGGCAACCGCGAGCTCGATCCCGTCCCGGTGCTCAAGATCACGAACCGCGCCGGCGAGACGGTCATCGACAATTCCGAGCCGGTGCACAAGTTCGTCATCGACCCGGAGTACGCCTACATGATCACGGACGTCCTTTCCGCCGACGAGAACCGGCAGATCACCTACGGCCGCGGCAGCAATCTGAACATTCCCGGCCACCGCGTCGCCGCCAAGACCGGCACGAGCGAGCCCTACGAGACCAGCCGCCTCATCGGTGACACCTGGACGTTCGGCTACACGCCGGATGTCGCCGTCGGCGTTTGGATCGGCAATAGCGATAACTCGCCCATGGTCAACATCCTCAGCACGACGATCGCCGGCAGCACGTGGCACGACGCGATGCTCCTCGCGCTCGAAGGCCGGCCGCCGCGTGACTGGGTGCGGCCTGACGGCATCGTCGATGCGACGGTCTGCGTGCCGAGCGGCATCGTCGCGCAGCCAAACAGCGGCTGTCGAACCGTGACGGGCCGTTTCGCGCGGCAGGCGCTCGAGAACCGCGCGGCCAACTGGTGGGGTGGCCAACTCGTCTCTGGCGCCACGCAGGTCAGCGCGTCCGCCATACCCGCCGACATCGGCGGCTGGAAGCGCTACCTGGCCGATGAGTACCTGCGCCGCTACGGAGGCTCGCGCGCGCCGACGCGTGCGCGGCAGTCGGCGCCGCCACCACAACAGCAACCGCCACCGCAGGACCCACGCGCACCCGACCTGCCCGATGGCATCGGCAACGGTGCAGGAAACGGAAACGGCAATGGCAACGGTAACCGGCGGCAATGACGGTGGCCCTGATACCAGCCTGCAACAGATACCCCGACCGCGTTAGGCGTCTGCGGCGGCGCCATTCGTAGGATGCCGTGATGCATGCAATGCGCTCCATTGGAGCTGGAAGCTAGGACGGGAGGATGAGGACATGAGCCAACAGGTACCACCGCGACTGGACGTCAGGGCCGTACCGACCACCGGCGTCGAAGTCGAGTACTTCTGTCGCGGTTGCAAGGGACACTACGCGCGCACCGTCCCGGTCAAGCACTTCAGGGAGACCGCCTGTCGCTGCGGCTCCCACGATCTTTTGGTGTACTCCGTCGCGAGCGAGGTCGCGGCGCCCCTGCGCGCACACTAGGGCGTGATTGCACAGACAGCGTGAGGGCCTCCGCATGGCGGAGGCCCTCAGTTGTTGCACCGCGTTGCCGCTCAGGCCGTGACGGCGGCCGGTTCCGGAATGTCGAGCATGTACCCGATGCCCTGGAAGGTCTTGATCAGGCGCGGCTTGGAAGGATCCTTCTCCAGCTTGTGGCGCAGCCGCGATACCCACACACGCAGGTACTGCAAGTCGTTGCGGTACTCCGGCCCCCAGACCTTGCTCAATAGCTCCGCATTGAGCATGACCTTGCCGGCGTTCGCCGCCAGGTGCTGCATGAGCATCCATTCCGTGCGCGTCAGGGAGATCAACTCGCCGCCGCTCCGTACAAGCCGGTGGTTCAGGTCGATTTCCACGTCGTCGGTGCGGACGATGTTGTCCACCGCCGTCGATCCGACGGCCCGGCGCAGCACCGCGCGCACGCGTGCGCTCAATTCGTCCGGGCTGAACGGCTTGGCAAGGTAGTCATCGGCCCCCATCTCCAGACCGCGCACCTTGTCGGTGTCACTGCCCTTCGCCGTGAGCAGGATCACCGGCAGGTCGCCCCGCTCACGCAGCTCGCGCATCAACTCAAGCCCGCTCATGTCGGGCATCACGATATCGAGCAGCGCGATGTCCGGGCGGTATTCCTGCGCGATCTCCAGCGCCTCCGCGGCGTTCTCCGCGGTGAGCACGCGGAAGCCCTGCGGCGTCAACTCGAGCTTGATCAGCCGCAGAATGCCGGGTTCGTCGTCGACGGCCAGTACCAGGGGCCCTGTGTTCATCACGTCACCTCTTTCACTAGCGGAAGCGCGAAGCCGATTTCGGATCCGCCGCCTTCCCGCGGTTGCGCCCATACGTAGCCGGATTGCGCTTCTACCAGCCGCTTGCAAACCGCGAGTCCCATACCCACTCCCGACGCCTGGCCTGACGTGCGCCGTGAGCGGTAGAACGCCGAAAACAAATCCTCCACCTCATCCGGATCGATGCCCTCTCCCCGGTCCAGCACGCTGACCAATACATACCCGTCCCGAGACTCGATAGAGATGTCGATCGGCTCGTCCGCCGGGCTGTACTTCTCCGCATTGCTGAGCAGGTTGCGGATCACCTGCTCTAGGTACGTCGGCTCGGCCATCGCGGCAGAGAGCCGGTCAGAACCTTCGACATTCACGCGCCGCCGCGGGAAGCGCAGCATGTGCGCGTCAGCCAGCCGATGCGCGACGCGCCGTAACAACACCGGCTCCGTCACCAGCTCCTGCCCCGTCTCGATGCGCGCCAGCGTCAGCATGTTCTCGACGATCCGGTGCAGCCGGTCCGCCTCCTGCTCGATATCGCCGATCGCCGTCCGCTTGCTGTCTTCGTCCAGTTCGCGATCGCGCCGCCGCAGCACCTGCGCGTTCCCGAAGATCGTCGTGATCGGTGTGCGCAGCTCGTGTGACACCAGGCCCAGGAATTCGTCCTTGGCTTCGTTCGCCTCGCGCAGGTCCTCGACGCGCTGCTGCACCTCGCCGAACAGGCGCGCATTGTCCATGGCGATCGCGGCGCGTGACGCAAGGTCGCGGAACAGCGCGAAGTCCGGCTCGGTGAGCTTCCGCTTGGACTCGGCCGTGATGAACGTGATCGCGCCCAACACGCGCCCGCGCGCGATCAGCGGTACGCACGCGAACGAAACGATCTGGGCCCGCTTGAGAAGTTCTGCCTGCCGCTCGTTCTCGGCGCTCTCATCGATCACAGCGTCGGTCACATCATCGAAGAACTGCGGCGTGCCCGTGCGCATCGTCCTTGCTTGCACCGAGTTGCCGCCCGGATCGATCGGGAATTGCCGGCCGATCTCCCGCACGCGCCGCTCGCGCTCAGGATCGGCGTTCGCCAGCATCAGCCGGCGGATGCCGCCTTCGTCGTCCAGGATGTCGATACCACACCAGTCGGCCAGCTCCGGCACAACGACGCGCGCCAACTGGCGCAGCGTGTCCTCGTAGTTGAGCGTCGAATTGAGCACGTCCGAAGCGCGCGCAAGGAAGCGGATCGAGCGGTCGGCCTGCGCGCGTTGGCTGATATCGACGAACGCACCGACGCTCCCGATGATCGCTCCATCGGCGTCACGCATCGGTGATGCGTACTCCAGCAGGTGTACCATCGTCCCATCCTCGCGCAGCACGTCGAGTTCGACATCGGCGATCGTCTCTCCGCGTAAGGCGGCACGCTGCATCGGCAAATCTTCGGGTGCGACTTCAAGGCCATGATGCATCGGTGTGAAGGGCATCTTCGCGTCGGGGGCAGACATCGACGTATTGGCGCTCGGCGCAACCCCGAGCAGGCGCGCGAAGGCCGGGTTCGCCCGTATGACGTGGCACTCCGGGTCCTCCGCGATGCCGATGCCTACCGGCACCACATCGAGGACGGTCGTCAGTTCGGCCAGCCGCCGCTCGAGCGCCGCGTTCAGTTCCGCGATACGCCGTTCCGCTTCCATGCGGTCGTGAATATCGACGGCAGTGATGAGCACAGCAGTCACGGTGCCAGCGTCATTGAACATCGGCACCGTGCGGCCCAGGTGCCAGCGATATTCACCATCGTGTCGGAGCAGCCGCGCCTCGATCTCGATCGGAGTGCCGCTGCTGAGCGAAGCTTCCCACCGGGGGACGATCGCGTCGCGGTCGTCCGGATGCAGAATCTGGCGCCAACTCTGCGTCTTTGTGTCTTCTTCGCTGAGGCCGCTGTATTCGTACCAGCGCGTGTTGAAGAACACTCCCCGCCCGTCGGCGCCCGTGAGCGACACCATGGCGGGAATCGCGTTCGCCAGCGTCCGGTACTTCTCTTCGCTCGCTTCCAGCGCGCGCTCCGCGGCACGCCCCGCGCCGATATCCCTCGAGACGCCGATCATGCCGATCACGTGGCCGTAGTTATCGACGATCGGCGAGTCCGTCACGCGGACGAGCACCTCGCCGCCGTCCTTCGTGCGGCACTCGAACTCGCCGGTCCACAGGATGCCCCGCTGCACGACATCGATGATCTCATCCGCGCGTTCGACCGCCGTCAACGGCACCGTCACGTCAATGATGCGCCGGCCGGCGACTTCGTCGGCGCGCCAGCCGTAGAGGGACTCCGCGGCGCGATTCCAGTAGCGGATGCGGCCGTCCATGCCGGTGGCGATCACCGCCTCGCTGATGACGTCGAGGAGGTGCGCCTGGAAGCGAATCGCATCGTCGGCTTCGTGACGGGCGGTGGCATCCATGCACGTGCCCGCGAGGCGCACGACGTGCCCCTCGTCATCCTTGATCGCCCGCCCGTTTCCTTCGACCCAGCGCATCGTGCCGTCGGGCAGGATGATCCGATAGTCGATGCTCACATCGCTACCGGCGGCAACCGCCCCCTGGATCGACGACACCACGCGATCCTTGTCGTCGGGGTGAATGTCCCGCAGATACGCCTCGAACGTGCCGCCGAAGCTGCCCGGCGGCAGTCCGTGGATGGATTCAACACCGTCCCAGACCAGTTCGTCCGTCACCACGTTCCAGTCGAACGTGCCGATGCTGGCGGCGCCCTGGGCGCGTCGCAAGCGCTCCTGGCTGCTCGTCAGGGCGAGTTCGGCCCGCTTGCGCTCGGTGATATCGAGCATCACGCCATGGAGCCGCAACGCGTCGCCCGGCGCAAAGCTCACGACATCGTGAAGCCAGACCTCCGAGCCATCGGCGGCGATCATGCGGAACTCTTGTTCGAATTGGCGGCGGTCGACGCAGGCGGCGAGGCATAGCTGGATGGCGCGTTCGCGGTCGTCGGCGTGGAGGTGATCCGCCCAGAACTCCGGACCCCGGTACCAGGCGGCGATGGGATAGCCAAGGATCGTCTCGGCGCTATGGCTGACGAACGTAAATCGCCAGTCCGCATCGCACTCCCAGACGATCGCCCCAATGCCCTCTACGAGCGCATGAAGCTGAGACTCACTCTGCGGCTCGACGGTCGCAGGACGTCCGGTCCCGGGATGTGACGTTCCTGGCATGCTGGCTCCCTGAATGCGTGCAGTCGCAAGATGCTAGCAACCGGCGCACAGGTGGAAGCGCAACGGCCCTGCGAGGACACATTACAGGTGCATATCAGAGGGCGGTACAAGCGCATACGCCCGGTCGCGCGGCTGTCAAGCTGGCTTCCGGAGCGTCCCGTCAAGCCGGCCTTCGACGGTCCTCCTGCCGGAACTGCGCGGCGGAGACGCCGGCCGTGGACTCGACGATCCGGATCGCCGCACGGGTGATCGGCACGAGGCCCGGACGGTCGATCTTGTCGAGCGTGTCCATCGCGTCGAACAGGTAAAACGGCGCCACCAGGAAGTTCACCACCGGCACGCCCGCCGGGTAGAAGTCCGCGGCGTCCGTCGTCGGCTTCGGGCCGAACGCGTCCGGCGGCAGGATGTACGACCGGCGCAGATCTTCCGCCTCGATCGCACCGCGCACGGCTGCCTCCAGCCGCTCGATGCGCGACGTGAACCACCAGCGCGCCTCAGGCCGGCCGGTGGCGCGCAGCACGCCGTCCACCTCGGCGAATTCGTTTGCCGCGTGCTCGAGGTGCAGTTCCAGCACCAAACGCTCGAGGTCGGCGGCGTGCGACTGCACGAATGCGAATTGCCCCGCCCCACCCGCCATATGCCCGGCGTTCAGCAGAAACGTCAGCCGATGCGGCCGCTCGCGATCCGGCACGCGCGACCAGTACGCCGCCTGCGCCAGCACCATCGCGACCCCCGATGCGTCTTCGACCGCCGACGACCAGGGCCCGTCGTGATGCGACCCGATGATGACCGTCTCGTCGTCCGCGCCCGCCAACTCGCCGATGATGTTGTACGACGTGATGCGTTCACGCCGCGCCCGCACGACGACCCGCGCCTGCACCCGCCCCGCAGCGAGCATCGCGCGAACGCGTACGCCATCGCTGCCGCTGATCCAGACGCCCGGGACCGCACGCTCCTTCCCGTCATAGGGCACGTAGTATTGAAACGAGTCGCCCGGATACTCCCTCAGCACGCCCACGAACCCGATCGCACCGGCCGCCATCGACGGCTCCATCGCATCCTGGAACTCGCGGCCAAACGGCACCATCTGCCATCCGTCGTCGAAGCTGCCGTCCGGATCGAATGTCCACGTGGCGATGTGCCGGTAATAGCCATGCGGCACGCGCACGAGCGGCATATCATACAGCGAGATCGCCCCCCGCACGCGCTCCGGCGCATCGGCGTCATACGCCATTAGTCGCGCGTCGAGCCCGTCCGTGCGCGCACAGTGCGGAAGCGCAAAGCACGGCGCGTCGATCTCGGCGCCATCGTCGCCGCGCACCAGGAGCGATGTCTCCTCTGGCTCCCACGAGTGCATGTCGACGGGCTCCGCGCGCACGCGTTCCAGCCCGAACGCGCGAAACCGCTCCTGCGCCCACTGCTCCGCCCATCGATCGGCCGGATAGCCCGGACGGCGCACGCCCTGCGCGAACACCTCCTCGATCCAGGCGTAGATCCGCGTTTCGTCCGGGACATGTTCGCCGGCGATCACGACGGCTTCCGCCCTTCCGCGGTGGCCACGCCTTCCTTAATCCATCTCCAGTGCTGGCGCCCGTGATCGGCGTTGGTCGCGAACACGCCGCCGACGCTACCGTCGCTCCACGGCGCGCCCGGCAGTTGCTCCGCGATCTGCTCGTCGGTGAGGCTCACGAGCAGTGCCAGCGTCTCGCCACGCGCGGCTTGCCCGAGCGCCACAACTTCGCTGAACGATGCGTCCCGGTAGCGCGCCACCCAGTCTTCGTTCATGGCGTGTACGGTCGCCATGATCTGCTCGCGCGTGCGCGCCGTGCCGTCGTCGCTGTTGGTCA is a genomic window of Dehalococcoidia bacterium containing:
- a CDS encoding transglycosylase domain-containing protein; amino-acid sequence: MIRSYRYRRWRKDRRKRATHIATRPLMMLFAFPLLLVAFAGLVGTTIGMGYYADIGRNADPPEELINARGGGARIYDRNGTLLYEFLDPEYGMQREVALQEISPWVLDATMAAEDASFYSNPGVNVRGLVRAATENLRPGEDFLQGTGGSSITQQLVKQIYFTKEEREERSIERKVKEAILALEITQQYDKDQILEWYLNEIPYGGVLVGIEAASQGYFGVAAKDLTLGQAAFLAGLPQSPGQYDPFTQFDAAIARQRQVIDLMVKHDFIDAETGRWAKLEVITLNPKPLPFLAPHFVQYVAEYIRATFGERALTHGGLDVTTTLDLDLNTRVNEALEKYLQTYEGSSNGHNGSVVIINPPTGEILAMVGSRDYFREDIDGTVNNAVALNSPGSTLKPFTYATAFMQGWGPEWPIVDTPIDYREADGKVFSPRNPDGRTRGVMPVKQALGNSFNIPAFKTILWAGVDNVVATAKSMGITSLDRDLGPALTLGGVDVKLLDMVYAYGVFANNGVQVGVPATGALPAGNRELDPVPVLKITNRAGETVIDNSEPVHKFVIDPEYAYMITDVLSADENRQITYGRGSNLNIPGHRVAAKTGTSEPYETSRLIGDTWTFGYTPDVAVGVWIGNSDNSPMVNILSTTIAGSTWHDAMLLALEGRPPRDWVRPDGIVDATVCVPSGIVAQPNSGCRTVTGRFARQALENRAANWWGGQLVSGATQVSASAIPADIGGWKRYLADEYLRRYGGSRAPTRARQSAPPPQQQPPPQDPRAPDLPDGIGNGAGNGNGNGNGNRRQ
- a CDS encoding PAS domain-containing protein, whose protein sequence is MPGTSHPGTGRPATVEPQSESQLHALVEGIGAIVWECDADWRFTFVSHSAETILGYPIAAWYRGPEFWADHLHADDRERAIQLCLAACVDRRQFEQEFRMIAADGSEVWLHDVVSFAPGDALRLHGVMLDITERKRAELALTSSQERLRRAQGAASIGTFDWNVVTDELVWDGVESIHGLPPGSFGGTFEAYLRDIHPDDKDRVVSSIQGAVAAGSDVSIDYRIILPDGTMRWVEGNGRAIKDDEGHVVRLAGTCMDATARHEADDAIRFQAHLLDVISEAVIATGMDGRIRYWNRAAESLYGWRADEVAGRRIIDVTVPLTAVERADEIIDVVQRGILWTGEFECRTKDGGEVLVRVTDSPIVDNYGHVIGMIGVSRDIGAGRAAERALEASEEKYRTLANAIPAMVSLTGADGRGVFFNTRWYEYSGLSEEDTKTQSWRQILHPDDRDAIVPRWEASLSSGTPIEIEARLLRHDGEYRWHLGRTVPMFNDAGTVTAVLITAVDIHDRMEAERRIAELNAALERRLAELTTVLDVVPVGIGIAEDPECHVIRANPAFARLLGVAPSANTSMSAPDAKMPFTPMHHGLEVAPEDLPMQRAALRGETIADVELDVLREDGTMVHLLEYASPMRDADGAIIGSVGAFVDISQRAQADRSIRFLARASDVLNSTLNYEDTLRQLARVVVPELADWCGIDILDDEGGIRRLMLANADPERERRVREIGRQFPIDPGGNSVQARTMRTGTPQFFDDVTDAVIDESAENERQAELLKRAQIVSFACVPLIARGRVLGAITFITAESKRKLTEPDFALFRDLASRAAIAMDNARLFGEVQQRVEDLREANEAKDEFLGLVSHELRTPITTIFGNAQVLRRRDRELDEDSKRTAIGDIEQEADRLHRIVENMLTLARIETGQELVTEPVLLRRVAHRLADAHMLRFPRRRVNVEGSDRLSAAMAEPTYLEQVIRNLLSNAEKYSPADEPIDISIESRDGYVLVSVLDRGEGIDPDEVEDLFSAFYRSRRTSGQASGVGMGLAVCKRLVEAQSGYVWAQPREGGGSEIGFALPLVKEVT
- a CDS encoding DinB family protein, which translates into the protein MNRIEIEAKLNKDRAWLLETYAALSDPELRHAVTASEHDPSTRWSALDHLVHLAGIERNFNRMIRRHFEGDANPVGLTNSDDGTARTREQIMATVHAMNEDWVARYRDASFSEVVALGQAARGETLALLVSLTDEQIAEQLPGAPWSDGSVGGVFATNADHGRQHWRWIKEGVATAEGRKPS
- a CDS encoding response regulator transcription factor, which codes for MNTGPLVLAVDDEPGILRLIKLELTPQGFRVLTAENAAEALEIAQEYRPDIALLDIVMPDMSGLELMRELRERGDLPVILLTAKGSDTDKVRGLEMGADDYLAKPFSPDELSARVRAVLRRAVGSTAVDNIVRTDDVEIDLNHRLVRSGGELISLTRTEWMLMQHLAANAGKVMLNAELLSKVWGPEYRNDLQYLRVWVSRLRHKLEKDPSKPRLIKTFQGIGYMLDIPEPAAVTA
- a CDS encoding M28 family peptidase — encoded protein: MIAGEHVPDETRIYAWIEEVFAQGVRRPGYPADRWAEQWAQERFRAFGLERVRAEPVDMHSWEPEETSLLVRGDDGAEIDAPCFALPHCARTDGLDARLMAYDADAPERVRGAISLYDMPLVRVPHGYYRHIATWTFDPDGSFDDGWQMVPFGREFQDAMEPSMAAGAIGFVGVLREYPGDSFQYYVPYDGKERAVPGVWISGSDGVRVRAMLAAGRVQARVVVRARRERITSYNIIGELAGADDETVIIGSHHDGPWSSAVEDASGVAMVLAQAAYWSRVPDRERPHRLTFLLNAGHMAGGAGQFAFVQSHAADLERLVLELHLEHAANEFAEVDGVLRATGRPEARWWFTSRIERLEAAVRGAIEAEDLRRSYILPPDAFGPKPTTDAADFYPAGVPVVNFLVAPFYLFDAMDTLDKIDRPGLVPITRAAIRIVESTAGVSAAQFRQEDRRRPA